The following DNA comes from Dehalococcoidia bacterium.
GGCGATGATCCCCGCCATCACGCCGCTGCCGACCACCGAGGCGAGCGAGATGTAGCCGAACGGCAGGGCGATGGCGAGGCCGATCGCAATCATGATCGGCCCCAGCAGCGGCATCATCACCGTCGTGGCGGCGAAGGCGACCAGCACGGCGCGGCCGCCGCGGAAGCCGACGTACACCGGCCAGATGTGGCCCACCATCGCGGCGATCCCCGCCACGGCCTGTACCGGCGCCCCGGCGAAGAAGCTGCGGGCGATCAGCACCGGCACGGCGCCCTTCGCCAGGTCGAGCAGGAAGACGACGGCGGCGAGCTTCCAGCCGAGCACGCGCATGCTGTTGGTGAAGCCCGTCTTGCCGCTGCCGTACTCGCGGATGTCGATGCCGCGCGCGAGCTTGCCGACCCACACCCCAGACGGCACCGCGCCGCAGAAGTAGCCGATCGCCGCGACGAGGACGTACTGCCAGGTCATTCGGCGCCGCTCCTGCCCTTAAACGTGAGCTTGATCGGGGTGCCGCGGAAGGCGAACGCCTCGCGCAGGCAGTTCTCAAGGTACCGCGCATACGAGAAATGAACCAGATCCGGGTTATTCACAAAGAACACAAACGTCGGCGGCTGCGTCTCCGCCTGCGTGACGTAGAACACGCGCAGCCGCTTGCCGCTTACCGCCGGCGGGCTGTGCTTCACCAGCGCCCGCTTCACGATCTGGTTGAGCCGCGGCGTGCCGATGCGGCCGTTGCGCGCCTCCCCGGCGGCCACGGCGTCGCGCAGCAGCTCGTCAATGCCCAGCCGCTCGCGCGCCGAGACGAAGACGACCTCCGCCCAGGGCGCAAACTTCACGCGCCGGCGGATCAGCCGCGTCAGGTCCGCCCGCCACTCGCCCACGCGCTCGATCAGGTCGATCTTGTTGAGCACGATCACCAGCGAGCGGAGCGATTCTTCGGCGAAGCCGATGATGTGGCCGTCCTGCGCGGTCAGCATTTCCGTCGCATCCATTACAGCCAGCACCACGTCGGCCCGCTCGATCGCCTCCTGCGCCCGCAGCACGCTGTGCTTCTCCACACCCGGATCAATGTGGCCGCGGCGGCGGATGCCGGCCGTATCGACCAGCACGAGTTCATGGCCTTCGAAGCTGAAGGCCGTATCGATCGCGTCGCGCGTGGTGCCCGGCACGCTGCTGACGATCACACGCTCTTCGCCGAGGATCGCGTTGAGCAGCGCCGACTTGCCCACGTTGGGCCGGCCGACGATGGCGATGCGCAGCGTTTGCGCGTCCGCCGGCGCCTCGGCCGCGGGCAGATACGGCTCCAGCGCGTCGAGCAGGTCGGGAATGCCGCTGTCGTGGTAAGCGCTGACGGCGATCGGCTCGCCGAAGCCGAGGCCGTAGAACTGCGCCAGGTCGGCGCGGCGGGCCGCGTTGTCCGCCTTGTTGGCGACGAGCACGACCGGGCGATCGGCGCGGCGCAGCAGCTCGGCGGCTTCGAGATCGGCCGCGGTGAGGCCGTCGCGGGCGTCTACCGCGAAGACGATCACGGCGGCCTCGTCGATCGCCCGCCGGATCTGCATACGGATCAGCGCCGGGTAGCCGCCGGCGGCGCCGTCTTCGAGGCCGCCGGTGTCGATCAGGCGGAAGGGGCGGCGCGGCCAATCGACGGAGCCGTAGATGCGGTCGCGCGTGGTGCCGGGCAGGTCTTCCACCAGCGCCACGCGCCCGCCGACGAGCCGGTTGAAGAGCGCCGACTTGCCCACGTTGGGCCGGCCCACGATGGCGACGACGGGCAAGGCCGCGCCGCTCTCGGCCGGGGATGGAGGAGAATGCTGTACAGTCACCCTCCCATCCTACCGCGCTGGCAGCGCCAGAGGCGCACTCGGACGCCCGGCGGCGCGGTCGGTCCAGAGACGGATGCGGTGGGCCAGGGCGCTACTCGTCGTCGCGACCTTCACCACGGATGTCGGTGATCAGGCCGTGTGAGACGGCGAAGGCCGCGAGTTGCTGGCGGTTGCGCAGCTCCAGTTTCTCCAGCGTATTGCGCAGATGCACCTTCACCGTGTTGACAGCGACGACCAGCTTGTCCGCGATCTCCTGGTTGCTCTGGCCCATCGCCACCAGCTCCAGCACCTCGCGCTCGCGCGCCGTGAGCTTAGCAACCTCCTCCTCACCGCCCGCGCGGCGGCCGGCGGTGAGCCGGTTGAACTCTTCGAGCAGCCGCCGCGCCAGGTGCGGCGTGATCGTCGTGCCGCCCTCGTAGAGCGTGTGCAGCGCCTCGTGCAGCTCCTCGATGCCGACCGTCTTCAGCAGATAACCGCGTGCGCCGGCGCGGATCGCGCCGAAGAGGTCGTCGTCCTGGTCGGAGACGGTGAGCATGGCGATCGGCACGTGCGGCACCTCCTGATGGATGTGCTGCGCCGCCTCGACGCCGCCCATGTTGGCCATGGAGATGTCCATCAGGATCACGTCGGGCCGCACCAGCGTCGCCTTGCGCACGGCGTCGTGGCCGTTGGTGGCCTGCCCGGCGATCATGATGTCGTCGTACTGCTTGAGCAGGGCCACCAGCCCTTCACGGAAGAGCACGTTATCATCCACGACAAGCACGCGAATCTGGTGAGGAGCCTGGGACGTGGCGGGGTGCAGGGAGTCGCCTGTCGGGCCTGCCATGAGCGTCTGCCTTTCGACCGTGGAACCAGTTGACCGTTTGAGCGCCGTTTGACCACTGTTTGACCACTGTTTGACCAATGAGAACTGTTCCGCGCACATAATACGCGTGCCGTGCCGGCGTCGATCATGACCGAAACAGGCGAGCGCCGCGCTACTCCCGCCCTAGTACTCGCGAAGTCTGCCGCTCATACCCGGCAGACCAAACGGGGGATTGACCGTACACGAACAGCATATCGCGGGTCCGCGGCATTCGAAACACCACGACTGCGGGCGCAAGCCTGACCGCGCGATCACGCGGGACCGGCCCCGCCGAGCCACGACTCTGGAGACGTGCTTCATGCGCTTCGTCAACTGCCGCATCTACACCCAGGCCCGCGCCGGCACACTGGCCGCCGCGATGTCCGCCGAGGGTGGGCGCTTCACCGCCGTCGGCGCGGCCGACGAACTGCCGCCGCGCGGCGACGAGATCGACCTGCGCGGCCGCACGGTGCTGCCCGGCCTGATCGACGCGCACGCGCACCTGCGCAACCTGGCAGAGTCGCGGCTGAACGTCGACCTGAGCGGCGCCGCCTCGGCCGAGGACGCCGCGAGCCGTGCGGCCGCCCGCGCCGCCGAGCGGCCGCACGGCGCCTGGGTCACGGGCCGCGGCTGGGACCAGACCACCTGGCCCGGCGGCGCCTTCCCGACGATCGCCGCGCTTGACCACCTCACGCTGCACAACCCCGTCGCGCTCACCCGCGTCGACGGCCACGCGCTCTGGGTGAACTCGCCGGCGCTGAAGGCGGCCGGCATCGACGACGGCACGCCCGATCCGCCCGGCGGCCGCATCCTGCGCGACGCCGGCGGCCACGCCAGCGGCGTGCTGATCGATCAGGCGATGGGGCTGGTGCGCGAGCTGATTCCCCCGCTGGGCGACGATGACCTGGGCGTGGCGGTCGAGGCGGCGGTGCAGGAGTGTCTGCGCTTCGGCCTGACCGGCGTTCACGAGATGGGCGTGGACGAGCGCACGATCGCGACGTATCAGGGCCTGATCGACGCCGGCCGTTTCCCGCTGCGCGTGCTGGGCGCGATCAACGGGCCGGGCAAGACCTGGCAGGCCTGGCGCGAGCGCGGACCGGAGCGGCGCTACCGCGACCGGCTCTCGATCAGCGCGATCAAGCTCTACGCCGACGGCGCCCTCGGCTCACGCGGCGCGGCGCTGCTCTCGCCCTACTCCGACGACCCCGAAAACAGCGGCCTGGAGCTGGCGTCAAGCGCCGACCTGGAGCGCTGGGCGAGCGACGCCATCCAGCACGGCTTCCAGGTCTGCACGCACGCGATCGGTGACCGCGCCAACCGCAGCGTGCTCGACGCTTACGAGCGGGCGCTGGCCGGCGACCGCGACAAACGGCCGCGGGTGGAGCACGCGCAGATCCTGGCGCCGGCCGAGATTCCGCGCTTCCGCCGCCTGGGCGCGATCCCTTCGATGCAGCAGACGCACTGCACCTCGGACTCGGCCTGGGCGGACAAGCGGCTGGGCAACCGCGTGACCGGCGCCTACGCCTGGCGGTCGCTGTTGGACAGCGGCGTGACGATCGCCGGCGGCTCGGATTTCCCCGTGGAGTCGCCGAATCCGCTGCTGGGCATCGCCGCGGGCGTGACGCGATCGCGCCCCGGCGGCCCGCTGCAGCCCTGGCGCCCGGAGCAGTGCATGACGCGGGCCGAGGCGGTGCTCTCCTTCACGCGCTGGGCGGCCTACGCCGGCTTCGACGAGGACGTGGCCGGCGCGATCGAGCCGGGCAAGTACGCCGACTTCGTCGTGCTGGACCGTGACATCTACACCTGCCCGCCGGAGCAGATCGCTCAGGCGCGCGTGCTGCTCACCGTCGTCGGCGGTGAGAACGTCTGGCAGGCGCCCGGCGCCTGGTGAGCGCCATGAGCGACGAACGCTTTGCCTGCCCTACCGGGGCTGCCTCTGGCCCGGCGGTGAGGAGGATCAGCGGATTACGCGGAAGCTCGTTTCTCCGATCTCGATCATCAAGCGCTTGTCGCTGCGCCTTTGCACTTGCTCGAACTCAAACTCGATCCATTCGATTAGCGCTTCGGCGCGCCGGCGGCCATGCGCCTCGTTGCAGCGGAAGTTGATGCGGCCCAGATGGTGGAAATGCAAGCGCTCGCCGACCGGGATGCGCGCGGCAAGGCGCTTGAAGTCCTTATGATTCCAGGTCACCACGATCGCATGCTCGCGATCGCCGGCAAGGGCAATGACCTGATCGGGTGTGGCGGGGGGAAACAGGTCACGAACGAGATGGACTTCATGCCCGCGCTCACGGAAGAAGGCCGCGACCGAGTCCGGCACATTCTCGTCCATGAGCAGCAGCATCGGCACCGCGGTTAGCCGGCGCGGAGGTGGCGTTTGGTTTCGTAAGCGAGCGCTCCCTCCACGTCTTCTGCATGGAGACGGGGATACTCGCGGACGATCGCGGCGGCATCGTAGCCCGCCTTCGCCAGGTTCCAGACGGCGGAAGTCGGGATGCGGGTGCCTGCGAGCACCGGCGCATTGTGCGCCACGTAGCGGCGCCGCTCGACCCGGCCGATCATGTCCGGCGTACGTTGCTTGAGGCTCTCAATCTCTGCTCGCATCTCGGCCATGATCGGGGCCATGCTGATGGGCAGCACGCTCTGGCCCTTCGGTCTGGCCGCGAGCCGGACACCGCTTTCAGGATCGTCGAAGTACACGTGCTTGCCGGCGATGAAAAAGACCAGGCTGGGCCAGGACTCGGCAGGATGTTGATCGAGCCAGGATGCCACCTGGCGCAGCTCCCGCAGGTGGATGCTGTGCGGCGCCTTGCGAAGCCGCGCAATCGTCCGCAAACCCACCACATCCTTGAACGTGTACACGCGGCTGTACGGTGCGCTCCGGTTTTCTGAAGCGCAAGCAGGAGAGAAGAAGCCGGTGCGATCCCAGTACGCGAGCTGCCGGCGCGTCAGCCCTGTGAGCCGGCAGACTTGATCGAGCGTGTAAGCAGAAAAATCGCGCATCGCCAGCCCTCGCCCGCTCGCCTCGCGGTATCGCGACTATACGTTTCGCGCAGAAATCGCGTCAAACGATGCCGGCCTCTGCCTCTTCTATTCGGCCAGCGCGAGCTCCAGGCTGATGTCCAGCGCGGGGGCGAAGAGCCGCGTCAGGAGCTGGGGTCGGGAGCGGGTGGTGTCCTCGGTGGCACAGATGACCCGCTGGCCGTGGGCGGTGAGCCGGGCGGCGCAGCGCCGCATGTCGGCGACAATCTGGTCTTCGCTCCAATCCTCAGCGGCGAGGCGCAGGTCGCTGCTGCCGCGAAAGAGGATGGCTGAAAGGGGGCCGCCGATTTGACTGGCGAAGTCGAGGGTGGCATCGATGTCGCTGGCCAACGTGCGTGCGAGCACCACAACATCGATGGCTGGATAGCGCGCACGCACGTAGCGTGCACACTCCACGCCCTCGGCGAAATACTGGCCGCCGACGCCGGGCAGGCAGAGGTCGATGGCGGCGATGCCCAGCACCGCGTCGAAGTCAATGATGCGCAGCTTCTCGGCTAGGGTCGGTTGGCGGATGTGCGGCGCCTGGACGCCATCGCGCAGCGTCGTGTCGAGCAAGCGGAAGCGCCGCTGGCGCAGCGTCGGCGCCGACCAGCGATGGACGGCTGGGGCGGCGGGTGATGATGAGACAGCCATGGCAGGCCTCACGGTGCGTTTGAACTCAGGTCCACAGGCGGACGAGGGCGTAGCAGGCGACGAGCGCGAAGGCGTCGGCGCTCCGGCGAAAAAGCCAGCGTTTCGCTGGGTGGGCGCCTTCGGCCGCCGTGTAGCTGGCGGCGTGAAACCAGGCGGCGGCGATGACGGCGAGCGCCGCGACGACCAGGCGCTCATCGAGCCGCAAGCGGCCACTGCCAAACACGCTGAGTGGTGGTGAAGCGGACAGTCTCCTCATGCGCTGCGCCACGCCCGCAGCCGTTCCAGCCCGGCGCGCAGCTCCGCGTCCGTCAGACCGGGCGAGCGCGAGGCAACCCCGGCGCTGCCGAGGACGCGCACTGGGTAGCCGGTACTGTCGGCTAACCATTCGGGGCTCACGGCACCACGGCGGACCACCACGAGTTCGGCTGGCTCGTCGACCAGGGGCAGCCGAACTTGGGTGTGCGAGCTGAAGGCACCGGTCCGCTCGTACAGCTCGTCGTTGATGACGAGGTCGAATTGGTTCCCTTCTGTTCCTTCAACGTAGCTGGCGAGCTGGGCAAAGGTGTACGGCGGCGGCTGGCCGTGTTCGTTGAACGACGACGCACCGTAGAACGCCCGCGCGGTGCTGAAGAGTTGGGTAAAGGTAGCGAGGTCTTCCCAGGTTGGGTCGGCCATCCAGAAGAAGCTGGCCGTCGGCGCGGCCACAGCTCGGTCGACGGCCCGGGCATCGTCTCGTCGGTAGGCGTCGAGGTCTGCCGGCGAGGTGACGAAGGCCGGGTCGAGAAAGCGGAGCGGCTGTCGCAACGGCGCGATGACGTGGAGTGGTGCGCCGTGGCTCGTCCACAGCCGCTCGAAGCGGTCGCGCCGGGCCAGATGTCGGAAGGCGGGGTGGACGGGCACAAAGTCAATCAGCCGGAGCGCCTGCTGCGGTTTGGCGAGCAGCGGCACCTTGGCGTAGCGTGGTCGCCCGGCCTTGATCCGCCAGTAGGTTTCGGCGGCGTCGTGGGCGACCCACGCTGCCCGGACGGCCTTGACGATGCCGTACAGACCAACGTAGAAGGCTGCGGTTTGGCCTGTGGCCAGGGCCCGCCCAATCGGCTCGTGGTGCTGGGGATTGCGCAGGGAGTAGACAGGGACCGCGCGACAGCCACTCACGGTCCTGATCAGCAGAGTCTGCATACCTACCGGATAACGCGGCGCCGTTCCGTCGGCACCGGCATGCGATGCAAGCTTGCGCATCACGCGGAGTCCTCATCGCGACTTGGGCGGCGCGGCTGTGCGCACGGCCGCTGCACGATTGGTGACGAATTGGTGAGCGATGCTGTTCATGTTCCTCTGGTGGAACAAAAATGCAAGGCGTGGGCATAGGATTGCCGGGCATTTTGGTTCCCTGCACGGAACATGCACTGAATCTATGCCCGCTCGTAACCTGGTCGGCCCGCGGGTGCGCGAAGCACGGTATCGCCACCTGCCTCGCCTCACGCAATTGCAGCTCGCCGCGCGGCTGCAGGTCGCCGGCTATCCCCTCGACCAGGTGGCGGTGGCCAAGATTGAAATCGGCCTGCGCGAAGTGACGGACATCGAGCTGGTGGGCTTGGCCGCAGCGTTGCGGGTCTCCGCGGGGTGGCTCTTGGGTGAGCCTGGCGCATGGCCACGCGAGACGCAGTCACAGCGTAAGGCACCGTCGCCACGGCCGACCACGTCATACTGCTGAGGGGCAGCTCACAGGAGCCATGCTGCGGCTGCAGAGTCGTTCGCCCCTCCGGCTGGTGAAGGGGGTGTAGATTCCGCGTGAAACTTGACCCGTGCGTCCGCCTGAAAAGTGACCCCCCTCCTTGGTCTCTGGGTACCGGCTCCTTCGAAATTTCGAAGTGTCGAAAGCGTACACCTCCTGCGCCACGCCGTGGCGCCGGGCGCGCCGGTTAGGCCGCCGGGGGGCTGGCCGTGGGGTCGGGCGGCTCGCCGAGCATGGCCTGTTTGTCCCGCATCCGGTAGCTCGGGCCCGTAATCAAGAAGACGTGGCTGTAGTGCAGCAGCCGGTCCAGAATCGCCGCGGCGATCAGCTCGTCCCCACCGAAGACCCGGCCCCAGCCCTCGAACGCCACGTTGCTGGTGACGATCACCGCCGTGCGCGTGTACAGATGACTGATCAGCTGGAAGAACAGCGTCGCCCGCTGGCTGTCCATGGGCAGATAGCCGAGTTCATCCACGACCAGCAGGTGCAGCCGCCCGTAGGCTTCGAGCTGCTTGGCCAGCCCGTGCGCGACCGCGGCCGCCAGCAACTGGTCCAGCAAGAGCGGCGCCGGCACGAACTGCACCCGCTGGGAGACCTGGCAGGCCTTCATCGCCAGCGCTGTGGCCAGATGGGTTTTGCCCACGCCCGGCCGGCCGACCAGGACGACGTTCTCCTTGCGCTCCACGAAGCCGAGGCTCGCCAGCTCGCGGATGCGGGCGGCGGGCAGGGTGGGCTGGAAGCGGAAGTCGAACTGCTCCAGCGTCTTGAGCGCCGGGAAGCCGGCTTTGCGCAGGCGGAGGCTCACGCCGCGGTCGTGCTTGCTCGCCAGCTCCTCGTCGGCCAGCCGTGCCAGGAAGGCGGTGTAGCTCAGCTCGCTCTTCGCCGCAAGCAATGCGGCCTCCTCGAAGTGCGCCGCCATCGTCGACAGCCCCAGCCGCTTGAGCTGACTCCGCAGCCGCTCGCTCTCACTCTCGCTCATCGCCGCCCCTCCAACACCGCCTGGTAGACGCCCAGGTCGGCGGTCATGCTGCCACGTGGTGCGCGCGGCGGTCCCGTGCTCGGCACCGGCGGTGTGGCCGTGCTCCCCCCGGCTTCCAGTACCCCGCGCACAAACGCGTGATTGAAGCTCTGGTACTGGCGGGCTGCGGCGAAGGCGGCGCAGAGCGCCTCGCCGGGATAGAGCTCGGCGAGCCCGAGGATGGCGCGCAGGTGGGCCGTGCCGTTGGGGACGTGCTGCGTGTACAGCCCCTCCAGGAACCAGTCGTACTCCGGGAAGCGCGTGCCGGAAGGCCTGCGTCGCCAAGGCGCGTGTCTTGGGCAAGCGCGGGGCGAGGCCGTCGTAGTGCGCCGGGTCGCTGACCGTGCTGCCCTTGACCGTCGCCAGGAGATGCGTGGCGATGACGGCACCCTGCTGATTGCGTGCGCTGAGCCGCATACCCTGGGAGCTGCGTACCCAGACCGGCTGGCCGGCGTAGGCCCAGGGCACCGAGTAGCGGCTGCCGGCGAAGGCGACGAGGCAGTCCCAGCTCACGGTCCGGGTGTGCTCGTGCGTCCCCACAAACGCCGTCGCCGGCAACGGGGTGAGCTGCGGCTGCTCGCGCAC
Coding sequences within:
- the plsY gene encoding glycerol-3-phosphate 1-O-acyltransferase PlsY translates to MTWQYVLVAAIGYFCGAVPSGVWVGKLARGIDIREYGSGKTGFTNSMRVLGWKLAAVVFLLDLAKGAVPVLIARSFFAGAPVQAVAGIAAMVGHIWPVYVGFRGGRAVLVAFAATTVMMPLLGPIMIAIGLAIALPFGYISLASVVGSGVMAGIIAALAFLDRVPPELRVPHAYGVFGVVAATMIVVLHRDNIQRLRAGTEPKFGHGGRRRPGQADSRP
- the der gene encoding ribosome biogenesis GTPase Der — protein: MTVQHSPPSPAESGAALPVVAIVGRPNVGKSALFNRLVGGRVALVEDLPGTTRDRIYGSVDWPRRPFRLIDTGGLEDGAAGGYPALIRMQIRRAIDEAAVIVFAVDARDGLTAADLEAAELLRRADRPVVLVANKADNAARRADLAQFYGLGFGEPIAVSAYHDSGIPDLLDALEPYLPAAEAPADAQTLRIAIVGRPNVGKSALLNAILGEERVIVSSVPGTTRDAIDTAFSFEGHELVLVDTAGIRRRGHIDPGVEKHSVLRAQEAIERADVVLAVMDATEMLTAQDGHIIGFAEESLRSLVIVLNKIDLIERVGEWRADLTRLIRRRVKFAPWAEVVFVSARERLGIDELLRDAVAAGEARNGRIGTPRLNQIVKRALVKHSPPAVSGKRLRVFYVTQAETQPPTFVFFVNNPDLVHFSYARYLENCLREAFAFRGTPIKLTFKGRSGAE
- a CDS encoding response regulator transcription factor, translated to MAGPTGDSLHPATSQAPHQIRVLVVDDNVLFREGLVALLKQYDDIMIAGQATNGHDAVRKATLVRPDVILMDISMANMGGVEAAQHIHQEVPHVPIAMLTVSDQDDDLFGAIRAGARGYLLKTVGIEELHEALHTLYEGGTTITPHLARRLLEEFNRLTAGRRAGGEEEVAKLTAREREVLELVAMGQSNQEIADKLVVAVNTVKVHLRNTLEKLELRNRQQLAAFAVSHGLITDIRGEGRDDE
- a CDS encoding amidohydrolase: MRFVNCRIYTQARAGTLAAAMSAEGGRFTAVGAADELPPRGDEIDLRGRTVLPGLIDAHAHLRNLAESRLNVDLSGAASAEDAASRAAARAAERPHGAWVTGRGWDQTTWPGGAFPTIAALDHLTLHNPVALTRVDGHALWVNSPALKAAGIDDGTPDPPGGRILRDAGGHASGVLIDQAMGLVRELIPPLGDDDLGVAVEAAVQECLRFGLTGVHEMGVDERTIATYQGLIDAGRFPLRVLGAINGPGKTWQAWRERGPERRYRDRLSISAIKLYADGALGSRGAALLSPYSDDPENSGLELASSADLERWASDAIQHGFQVCTHAIGDRANRSVLDAYERALAGDRDKRPRVEHAQILAPAEIPRFRRLGAIPSMQQTHCTSDSAWADKRLGNRVTGAYAWRSLLDSGVTIAGGSDFPVESPNPLLGIAAGVTRSRPGGPLQPWRPEQCMTRAEAVLSFTRWAAYAGFDEDVAGAIEPGKYADFVVLDRDIYTCPPEQIAQARVLLTVVGGENVWQAPGAW
- a CDS encoding DUF5615 family PIN-like protein, whose product is MLLLMDENVPDSVAAFFRERGHEVHLVRDLFPPATPDQVIALAGDREHAIVVTWNHKDFKRLAARIPVGERLHFHHLGRINFRCNEAHGRRRAEALIEWIEFEFEQVQRRSDKRLMIEIGETSFRVIR
- a CDS encoding DUF433 domain-containing protein, which translates into the protein MRDFSAYTLDQVCRLTGLTRRQLAYWDRTGFFSPACASENRSAPYSRVYTFKDVVGLRTIARLRKAPHSIHLRELRQVASWLDQHPAESWPSLVFFIAGKHVYFDDPESGVRLAARPKGQSVLPISMAPIMAEMRAEIESLKQRTPDMIGRVERRRYVAHNAPVLAGTRIPTSAVWNLAKAGYDAAAIVREYPRLHAEDVEGALAYETKRHLRAG
- a CDS encoding helix-turn-helix domain-containing protein, translating into MLFMFLWWNKNARRGHRIAGHFGSLHGTCTESMPARNLVGPRVREARYRHLPRLTQLQLAARLQVAGYPLDQVAVAKIEIGLREVTDIELVGLAAALRVSAGWLLGEPGAWPRETQSQRKAPSPRPTTSYC
- the istB gene encoding IS21-like element helper ATPase IstB, giving the protein MLPLDAWTTIRYLHAQGKPIRTSARELRLARNTVRAALKGDTPPHYTRPPKPNPQLVPFHTAIRRMALEQGLIGTRILRELQAQGYTGGKTALYRSLHTLTATQPDPRVTVRFETAPGEQGQFDWSPYTVTLGEQPTSIVAFGLTLGYSRRKHHWVSCDETQSSVFEALAAGFQHFGGVPKELLVDNARVFVQQAQPERFTWNPHFLAFCGHYRVEPIACAPYWPRTKGKVERPFFYLEQHFIKGGSWASFEAFSADLAQFVAEDLDVRVHGTTRERPLDRFVREQPQLTPLPATAFVGTHEHTRTVSWDCLVAFAGSRYSVPWAYAGQPVWVRSSQGMRLSARNQQGAVIATHLLATVKGSTVSDPAHYDGLAPRLPKTRALATQAFRHALPGVRLVPGGAVHAARPQRHGPPARHPRARRALSRRGALRRLRRSPPVPELQSRVCARGTGSRGEHGHTAGAEHGTAARTTWQHDRRPGRLPGGVGGAAMSESESERLRSQLKRLGLSTMAAHFEEAALLAAKSELSYTAFLARLADEELASKHDRGVSLRLRKAGFPALKTLEQFDFRFQPTLPAARIRELASLGFVERKENVVLVGRPGVGKTHLATALAMKACQVSQRVQFVPAPLLLDQLLAAAVAHGLAKQLEAYGRLHLLVVDELGYLPMDSQRATLFFQLISHLYTRTAVIVTSNVAFEGWGRVFGGDELIAAAILDRLLHYSHVFLITGPSYRMRDKQAMLGEPPDPTASPPAA